Genomic DNA from Parambassis ranga chromosome 5, fParRan2.1, whole genome shotgun sequence:
GGAATATGAGTAGCCCAAAGATCTCACACTGTTTTGGATTATATGTATGAGATTAGTCACCTTGCTTTCTGGATATTTTCCACGCAGGTCCCTCTAGTGACAGATCCACGTCTATTTGTTTGTCCTTGGTTGCTCTGCCCAGTGTAATCTTaatgaatatgaataaaaatataataagcAACAAGTTAAATCTTCAGGGTAAGAATTTTCATGGCCTTCCCTCTATTTCAGGAGAGATAGCTTACCTCTCTGGATCTCATGAGGTAGCGAACCATTCTTCCTCGTAATGCTGCCAGTGTCTGGTTGTCAAAGTCAGGCATGCTCATAcctggtggaaaaaaacaacaatgagctctaaacatttaaattacaCAAGCAAATATACATCCTGTTTGCTTGAACTTGATGAGTGACCTGTGATGCTGTCCACGAGAACCTGCCAGCGAGGCAACTCCTGCTCCAACTGTCTGATCTCCCTCTTCTGGTGTCGGTCTGAAATCATCAGCTCTGAAACggaacataacataacatagtTAACAAGAATATGATTCTAGACAGTTTAGTAGAACCTGATGAGGCTCATCTAGTCAGATTGGACTAAACACTCCTTAAATCTTTCTTCCTAATCAAATTTCTTACCGTGCTCCAACACCTCATCTCTACTCTccctgtgtggaaaaaaatattgataAGTGTTggacaaacaatgaaatgttATCAGTGGTAAATACATGAATGCTGAAAAGTGAAAGATAAACTTACTTTAACTTTACATCATCAACCATCTGCTCAGCGTCAGAGAAATTAAGGACTTGGTCACCTTTAGGAAGGGGCTGCACTGCAATGCACAAAGGCACACAATGCTACACTCATTATCTTATTTAGGAACAGAAGGTCAGAATAAAACATGTTCTGCTTTTCAGTCTAATATCCACTTAGTAGGtaaataaaatgacatcttTCAAACATGTATTTGAACTCTGAAATTACACTGTCtattcaatgtgtgagtaactTAACTTACCACTCTGGTCATCCAGTAGGTAGTACTGCTTCAACAGCTGCCAGTGGACCAGCAGGCTCTTGGGAGTGCGGGACGGGTGAAAGACACTAGGGTGTTTGTTCAAAAGCTCCTGAAACACGTCCAGCTTTGGCTGACTAGTCTGTTAAGAAGAAAACATATTGCAACCATTTTTTCTTCAAACATGTTACCTAAATGTCAATAAATAAGAGTGTTCTGATCAACTAAGCACCGAACATCCTCAGCCAACCACAGATGACCATttcaaaaaacaacagcagcacaaaacTGTATATAACCAATTTAATATGatgcataaataaaaaatagcctaaATAAAATTAGAAGCAACATATATTTACACAAAATTATAATAATTcctaaataatataaataataataataataatatttttaggAATAATTCCTAATTCCTAAAAAACTATAATAATAACAGTGACATTTATTTATGAcacaaaatgtctttaaagTAGAGCTGTCAAAATTGGCACATTAATTCATCATAATAATGACTGATCAAATATTTTAACACATGTACTGCAGCACAGAATGACTCAAAATCCCTGAAATGTCTCTGGCATCATGCACTTGTACAGAGCAGAGCCTGTCATTAGTATGCAGGACTATTCCTGGGAGTGGTGGTCAGCTCACACAGGAACTCATGACAAGCTGGCACATATCTCTCCACTCATGCAAACACTGCTCTGTGTGAGAGTTGCTGGCAACATTGTGCAACCCTGTGATCAATCTGATTAAAAATTGTAATCAGTTGACAGCACTActttaaagataaaataaaaatgatcaacAAAAGATGTATTGCCATTCTAGTCCTACCAACTCTGGATTAGCTCCAAAAACCCAGATCAGAGCAACTCCAGCAATAAATTAACAAACTTTAAAGCATTACTGTCACTTACCGAGCCTATCTTGGCCAACAGTGCCTCCTCAGACTGACTGAAGAGAGCTTTGCTTTGGACTGCTGCAATTGCTTCTGGGTGAAGTTGCCGCATAGCCTGCCATGCCAGCCTGAAGACACACCAAAGCAGGAATGTGCTTAAAAGAAAGCTCAACAAgacaagaaagagaaacatgaagctgaagtCTCTTACTTTGAGATGACAGGATCATACAGCAGAGCGTACCACCTCTCTTTAATTTCCCGCAAAGTGAACCGACAGCTGAACTTCACACCCAGATGAACAGAGGTTAGGTCAGTAGTCTAAAGACAAATGTGGAATAAGACACAAAAGATTAAACACTTTATTAgatcacacactgacaaacaagtTCAAGCAAACAAGAGAATATTATTCTTTGCAGTGCTCACCTGTAACACTGCATTAATGAGCAGAAGGTCATCTGTTGGTTTCCATCGCCCCAAATCTTTAGTAATATGTAAAGGCTGTTTGCTCTTCTTCACTCTTTTGGTCATTGGTGCATGGTTTAATACCATTGTGAGAGGTGGTGTAAGAGCTGTTCCTGATTTTGTCACCTGATGGAATAACAATTATTCATCATTTCCCAGCAAATCTTCCATTTTTGCCATGAAATGCTCCATAAATCTGTAAATGTACTTGTTTTGTGTACCTTCTTTTTCTCACTCGATGAAGGTTCACTTCCTGAACAGCGGACAGGCTCTATAACAGGAGGGCCTTTGACTCTACTCGACGACTTCACAAGACTGCTCTCCACAAGCTCATCATCGAACTTCTTCCTCTTTATTGACCTatagacattattatgtaaacgAAACTGTTCTTTAAACATCTGTAGATTCACCAAGTACATGAAGAAGCAACACATTAGTCATATGCACTTTCACCTGCCAACAAAATAGACTGACAATAGTTAATGTTAGAATTgtacaatataaaatatgaaacCTGGATGAACTCCTGCGTTTGGGAACACCACTGCCAAATGCTTGTGTTGCCGTCCTTTTCACATCTTTAACTCCAAGTGACTCTTCATCTTCTGATCGACTCTGAGCACCAGGTACTGTCATCGGCGCACCAACCCCAGGGTCACCTGCCTGCATCTGTTCATCACATCAGAGATCACATTAGGAAATAGACCAAACATTTTTCAGAGTAATGACACTTGACATGTTGTTGGTGTCTCACTAACTTCTCCATGCAGCTTTTCATTATTCCTAATTGCACACAATTTCCACATAGTAGAAGAACTGGCTAAAACACAGTTTTAAATGATCGTTAAATCTGTTAGCTAAATGTACCACTAATTGTGAATTCAAACTTAAAATTCTTCAGCCTGTGTTGATCAAGTCACttgtaaacattttcataagactGTATGACAACATGATTTTACAGTTAGGTTGAACTAAGATTTAGGTCTAGAGCTACAGTATAACATGAATTACGTCCTTAAATTAAAGTATTTAATGCAGTTTCTTCTTGATTTGAGACAATGTTAAGAAGCTGTGTGTTTCGAGGGATCTATCTATCAAGTACAGCTAGCTCTACAATGCTTTTGTTTACATGCAACGTTAGCTACAGGCCATCTCTTGCCGTCTTTAAAACAGTATATTACACAGTATAAAGAAGAAATGCGGTGGGACCTTAGACTTCATTGCACTATAGCCCGTGTGGCTATACACATAATTTGACCAAATAATGTCAGTTTACGCCTACTACCTGAtattagcatagcatag
This window encodes:
- the mcrs1 gene encoding microspherule protein 1, with the protein product MQAGDPGVGAPMTVPGAQSRSEDEESLGVKDVKRTATQAFGSGVPKRRSSSRSIKRKKFDDELVESSLVKSSSRVKGPPVIEPVRCSGSEPSSSEKKKVTKSGTALTPPLTMVLNHAPMTKRVKKSKQPLHITKDLGRWKPTDDLLLINAVLQTTDLTSVHLGVKFSCRFTLREIKERWYALLYDPVISKLAWQAMRQLHPEAIAAVQSKALFSQSEEALLAKIGSTSQPKLDVFQELLNKHPSVFHPSRTPKSLLVHWQLLKQYYLLDDQSVQPLPKGDQVLNFSDAEQMVDDVKLKESRDEVLEHELMISDRHQKREIRQLEQELPRWQVLVDSITGMSMPDFDNQTLAALRGRMVRYLMRSREITLGRATKDKQIDVDLSLEGPAWKISRKQGIIKLKNNGDFFIANEGRRPIYIDGRPVLSGNKWKLNNNSVVEIAGLRFVFLINLELISLIKAEAAKMTQQ